A region of Haliotis asinina isolate JCU_RB_2024 chromosome 7, JCU_Hal_asi_v2, whole genome shotgun sequence DNA encodes the following proteins:
- the LOC137291698 gene encoding patched domain-containing protein 3-like, with translation MNSGSREQLARDKTPKKHGILKRISNAIIETLEKGFYKLGLNIGKRPWIVMLCCAIACGLVGIGFLRFNETTDPDKLWIPIGADIINQRKWATQQFPSTLRVATVIVTGNNLLTRPSLQAVYSMYESALNASSANGYKMTDVCLKIGANCRVSSILELWSFNKSTIDGLSQQDILDDVNTIKFSPVFGNALDVKTLLGVRTENGSGYITAAGAMTSSWFLLGDDNIKARTEDWELQLIEIGKNGHSDLTGSYVFTRRSFSDEGGNAIQGDVTLLSAGYFILIIFVITVLGRFNLVEQRIGLAFAGILCVGLSILVSFGLASLVGAEYGPLHSILPFLLLGIGVDDMFVIIGALNNLTPEEMDLEIPEKVGRVLRHAGVSVTVTSLTDIVAFAIGASTILPALRSFCIFAAFGILGLYVMQTVFFTACLTVDLHRMSGMRDACCCCYKHKNWSPNKCSQTELIPLFFKKLLGPILSKLPVKIVVLILTLGIFAANIYGLINLKQDFDSAWFLPSDGYAFKFFEAQDKYFPDDGADGYIYCPNLDYYANKDKLKQLYDTVSSHPYTYNGTVDSWYEAYRVAPVVGNVTDEATFIQSVFDWAHLPANSRVLRDIKFTNASGIATDIEATRIAFQHIDFPDSQSEVKAMDTIREVISSILPSCFPYSRRYQGWETNKVIQLELYRNLGLAFACVFVVTLILIANFLTSILVFTCVTFTLVNVGGCMYFWGLTIDTVTSIILILAIGLAVDYSAHIGHQFMTIRGTRQERMMETLTEMGPPVFNGGFSTFLAFILLVASNSYVFTTFFKVFLLVVCFGLFHGLIYLPVVLSWIGPSPYLSADHDYHPNEAEVNPAFKSGYINRGAVSIGPPPPEPPPDYDKPAMNGFPKRVTPNGISPYTSSPPIPPPDYTPPMSARRSIPRVSM, from the exons ACTTGGTTTGAATATCGGAAAGCGGCCATGGATTGTGATGTTGTGCTGTGCCATAGCTTGCGGGCTGGTCGGCATCGGGTTTCTCCGCTTCAACGAAACAACTGACCCCGACAAGCTCTGGATACCTATTGGCGCCGATATCATTAATCAACGGAAATGGGCGACGCAGCAGTTTCCATCTACCTTACGGGTTGCTACAGTCATCGTCACGGGCAACAACCTCCTCACAAGACCATCATTACAAGCG GTGTATTCGATGTATGAATCTGCTTTGAACGCATCCTCAGCAAATGGATACAAGATGACCGATGTATGTCTCAA GATCGGGGCCAACTGCCGAGTGTCCAGTATACTGGAGCTTTGGTCATTCAACAAATCGACAATTGATGGCCTCTCTCAACAGGACATCTTGGACGATGTTAACACGATTAAATTCAG CCCTGTTTTCGGCAACGCTCTTGACGTGAAGACTCTTCTGGGCGTACGCACTGAAAACGGAAGTGGGTACATCACTGCTGCAGGGGCGATGACATCTAGCTGGTTTTTACTTGGGGATGACAAT ATAAAGGCAAGGACAGAGGACTGGGAACTTCAACTGATAGAAATAGGAAAGAACGGGCACTCCGACTTGACTGGATCGTACGTCTTCACAAGAAGAAG TTTCAGTGATGAAGGCGGTAACGCCATCCAGGGTGATGTCACGCTGCTGTCAGCTGGTTATTTTATCCTCATCATCTTCGTCATCACCGTCCTCGGCAGATTCAACCTAGTGGAGCAGCGG ATTGGTCTGGCGTTCGCGGGCATCCTATGCGTTGGACTGTCCATTCTGGTGTCCTTTGGTCTGGCGTCCCTCGTGGGGGCTGAGTATGGTCCTCTACACTCCATCCTGCCCTTCCTACTGCTAG GTATTGGTGTTGATGACATGTTTGTGATCATCGGCGCCCTGAACAACCTGACGCCAGAAGAGATGGACTTGGAAATCCCCGAGAAGGTCGGTCGGGTACTAAGACACGCTGGGGTCTCGGTCACGGTTACCTCCCTTACCGACATCGTCGCCTTTGCCATTGGTGCGTCGACG ATTCTTCCGGCTTTGCGGTCGTTCTGTATATTTGCGGCCTTCGGCATCCTCGGGCTCTACGTCATGCAGACAGTGTTCTTCACCGCCTGTCTAACAGTGGACCTCCACCGAATGTCAGGGATGAGAGAtgcttgctgctgctgctacaaaCACAAGAACTGGAGCCCCAACAAGTGTAGCCAGACTGAGCTCATCCCGCTGTTCTTCAAGAAGCTGCTTGGACCGATCTTGTCTAAGCTGCCGGTCAAG ATCGTTGTGCTGATACTGACGTTGGGGATATTCGCTGCCAACATCTATGGCCTCATCAACCTGAAGCAGGACTTCGACTCAGCCTGGTTCCTGCCGTCAGATGGATACGCTTTCAAATTCTTTGAGGCTCAAGACAAATACTTCCCTGACGACGGTGCCGATGGCTACATCTACTGTC cCAACTTGGACTACTATGCCAATAAGGATAAGCTAAAACAGTTGTATGATACGGTCAGCTCACACCCCTACACATATAACGGCACTGTGGACAGCTGGTATGAGGCTTACAGAGTAGCACCTG TGGTCGGCAATGTTACTGATGAGGCTACGTTTATCCAGTCAGTATTCGACTGGGCCCACCTTCCGGCCAACAGCAGGGTTCTGAGAGACATCAAGTTCACGAACGCTTCAGGAATAGCTACCGATATTGAG GCGACAAGGATCGCCTTCCAGCACATTGACTTCCCCGACTCCCAGTCCGAGGTGAAGGCCATGGACACCATCAGGGAAGTCATCTCCAGCATACTTCCCAGCTGCTTTCCCTACTCCAGGCGGTATCAAGGCTGGGAGACCAACAAG GTGATCCAGCTGGAACTGTACAGGAACTTGGGTCTGGCTTTTGCCTGTGTGTTTGTCGTTACTCTCATCCTCATCGCTAACTTCCTCACCAGCATCCTCGTCTTTACCTGCGTCACCTTCACTCTG GTGAATGTCGGTGGCTGCATGTACTTCTGGGGACTCACCATAGACACGGTGACAAGCATCATCCTCATCCTTGCGATCGGTCTTGCTGTTGACTACTCCGCTCACATAGGACATCAGTTCATGACAATCAGGGGAACCAGACAAG AGCGGATGATGGAGACACTGACCGAGATGGGCCCGCCAGTGTTTAACGGTGGCTTTAGCACCTTCCTCGCCTTCATTCTACTTGTGGCCAGCAACAGCTATGTCTTCACGACATTCTTCAAG GTGTTCCTCCTCGTTGTCTGTTTCGGGCTGTTCCATGGATTGATCTACCTCCCCGTCGTGCTCAGCTGGATAGGTCCAAGTCCCTATCTGTCTGCTGACCACGACTACCATCCGAATGAGGCAGAAGTAAACCCTGCCTTCAAATCCGGATACATCAACCGAGGAGCT GTAAGCATTGGGCCACCGCCCCCGGAACCTCCTCCCGACTACGATAAACCAGCCATGAACGGCTTCCCCAAGAGGGTGACCCCCAATGGCATATCTCCATACACGAGCAGTCCTCCCATTCCCCCTCCAGACTACACCCCGCCAATGTCAGCACGGAGATCTATACCACGTGTAAGCATGTGA